The genomic stretch GAGCTCACCCACGACCCCCGCTCtgagcccccttcctctcccccccccaccccccgccccgccgtctCCTGGCCGCGGGCAAAGAGGCGTCGCCATGGCAACGGGGTGGAAAGCTTGGCAATCACCCTGGCCCCTGAGGGGCGCCGAAATGGTCCCGGGAAGCCTCTCCTTCCCCGGCCTTAGCCCCACTCACTGCAACCGGGGGCTCCACTTTCTCCACCCGATCCGGACCACCTcacctcagccctctccctccctccctcccgccaacctcagccctcccccctccctccctccccacctcagccctttccctccctcgcccacctcagccctttccctccctcgcccacctcagccctttccctccctcgcccacctcagccctttccctccctcgcccacctcagccctccccttccctcacccacctcagtcctctccctccccgcctcagttctcccccacctcagccctctCCCTACTGCCCCCCAAGTTACCTCCCCCCAAcctcgtattgtattctcccaaccgcttagtacagtgctctgcacacaacgctcaacagataccactgattggatggatggatgattgattgatggattggtgaaGGATAGTCCCCCTTCGCACCTGACGTCGGGGCTGCGCAGGGCCAGTCTGAGCAGGTAGAGGCCGGCGCTGCCCATGCCCAGGGCGATGAAGCCGATGAGCGGGATGAGCTGGGGGCACAGGCAGTGGGCAGTGAGAGCCGAGACTCCCCAGCCCCGCGCTCCCCCGGACCCTGCGACCCTCCTTCCGGCAAGGGTGGAGGTCGCCCCGGGTGAGGTTGGGCGCAGGGTCCCGGACTTACCCCGGGATGGCGCTTCAGCTGCCGGAAGGCTCGACCCCTGAGTCCGCTCCCCGCCATCCTGTCCGCACGGATGATGAACCGGGGCAGCTCGGGGCTCCAGGGCCCCTCGGTCCCcgttccccggccccgcccggcccctccccccaccccacccccggcccgcccagcgACGCTCGGGGCCGTGGGAGGggtcaccacccccgccccccccacgtaCACCAAGAAGctgctggtgggggcgggggccagaACGGATGAGGCTGCTCTTCGGAGCAATACGGTACCCCCGGTCCCTCCCGGTTGGGGATGGGACCCAAGAAGGGAGAGCCGGATCGGCAGGCGGGCACACGGGCAGACAGAAGGAGGGACAGTGGGGAGGACTGAGAGAcggacacaccacacacacacacacacacacacacacacacagctgggaagtcagaagcaGGATTCGGATTAGGTCCGGCACTGTCTCCCACTGAGCGGGATGGGGGCAACAGGAAGAGAGATCTGAGGTCTCTCGGAAAGGTTATGTACTTACTGCTGCACCGGACCAGAGAGACAGATTCGGCCACCCCCGGGGATCGAGGTTGggggaccccttccctccccagccctgctgcGCCCCGAGCTGAGGGTAGAGAAGAGGGGGGAGGTCACGGGGGCTGCTGCGGCTTCTCCACACCCGCCCCAGCCTCCTTgtctgcccccccgc from Ornithorhynchus anatinus isolate Pmale09 chromosome 10, mOrnAna1.pri.v4, whole genome shotgun sequence encodes the following:
- the NDUFA4L2 gene encoding NADH dehydrogenase [ubiquinone] 1 alpha subcomplex subunit 4-like 2, yielding MAGSGLRGRAFRQLKRHPGLIPLIGFIALGMGSAGLYLLRLALRSPDVSWDRKNNPEPWNRLRPNDQYKFLAVSTDYKKLKKDRPDF